A genomic window from Solanum stenotomum isolate F172 chromosome 10, ASM1918654v1, whole genome shotgun sequence includes:
- the LOC125842720 gene encoding uncharacterized protein LOC125842720 — protein sequence MALDEALYGRKCRSPIGWFETGETVLFGPDLVHQAMEKVKVIHQRLTTAQSRHKSYADVRRRELEFSIGDWVFLKVSPMKGVMRFGDPSRITPTEDVQVTGDLTYEEVPIAILDRQLRKLRNKEVASVKVLWRNQQIEGVTWEAEETMKLKYPHLFQIHEKDENA from the exons ATGGCACTTGATGAAGCTTTATATGgtagaaaatgtagatccccaaTTGGCTGGTTCGAAACAGGTGAAACTGTCTTATTTGGGCCAGATcttgttcatcaagctatggaaaaagttaagGTGATACATCAACGGCTAACAACTGCTCAGAGTCGACACAAATCATATGcggatgttagaagaagagaactAGAGTTTTCCATAGGGGATTGGGTGTTCTTGAAGGTGTCTccaatgaaaggggtaatgaggtttg GTGACCCATCTCGTATTACTCCTACAGAAGATGTACAGGTTACGGGagatctcacttatgaagaagtaCCCATTGCTATCCTGGATCGACAACTTaggaagttaagaaataaagaagtagcttctgtAAAAGTATTATGGAGGAACCAACAAATAGAAGGAGTTACATGGGAAGCGGAAGAAAcaatgaaattgaagtatcctcatctctttcagATCCATGAGAAAGATGAAAATGCTTAG